A single region of the Manihot esculenta cultivar AM560-2 chromosome 12, M.esculenta_v8, whole genome shotgun sequence genome encodes:
- the LOC110628720 gene encoding uncharacterized protein LOC110628720 isoform X2, which translates to MGNLKYSLFLDMAEVRLEEPQASISSNSPIQNSRPSSMVIKKAHRVIPAHLIAEAISTLRGLDLRWSGPITPSEMEYVRQYVFAKYPQYCNGIVEEGDKIDLTYLSINEESSESTRDEKRNNSPKSLASKESSSPSYTRSLSDLDKTQLEASRLVDILSKKTSFQGNFISIPEIQAQNRALKHTGLNEDDYLVIFMPSYREAMVMIGESYPFFKGNYYMTILGEEVDTIREFATHKESKVVPMPETWLDLRIKGSQLSQYFRRKCKYTPKGLFSYPVIVNETRYSMHWISEAHRNSWHVLLDATGLVFGEDRLALALHRPDFVLCTLDNTHGQPSKITCLLVRKISFDTSAASA; encoded by the exons ATGGGGAATCTAAAGTATTCTCTTTTCCTA GATATGGCGGAAGTTAGACTGGAAGAACCCCAAGCTTCCATATCCAGTAATTCACCAATCCAGAATAGCAGGCCAAGCAGCATGGTCATCAAG AAAGCACACAGGGTAATTCCAGCTCACTTAATAGCTGAAGCCATATCAACACTCAGAGGCCTTGACCTGAGATGGTCAGGACCAATAACTCCTAGTGAAATGGAGTACGTTAGGCAGTATGTTTTCGCCAAGTATCCTCAATATTGCAATGGAATTGTGGAAGAGGGAGACAAAATTGATCTTACCTATCTTTCTATAAACGAAGAATCATCAGAATCTACTCGTGATGAAAAGCGAAACAATTCCCCCAAGAGTCTTGCCTCCAAAGAGTCGTCTTCTCCTTCATACACTCGTAGCCTATCTGATCTTGACAAAACTCAACTGGAAGCATCAAGACTTGTAGATATCCTTTCAAAGAAAACTTCATTTCAAGGGAATTTCATATCAATCCCAGAAATCCAAGCTCAGAATCGAGCACTGAAACACACTGGCCTCAATGAAGAtgactacttggttattttcaTGCCAAGTTATAGGGAAGCTATGGTGATGATTGGAGAGAGCTACCCTTTCTTTAAGGGAAACTACTACATGACCATTCTGGGTGAAGAAGTTGACACCATAAGGGAATTTGCAACTCATAAAGAATCAAAAGTGGTTCCAATGCCAGAAACTTGGTTGGACTTGAGGATCAAAGGGTCACAGCTTAGCCAATACTTTAGAAGGAAGTGTAAGTATACACCAAAGGGGCTTTTCTCATATCCAGTTATTGTGAATGAGACTAGATACTCTATGCATTGGATTTCAGAGGCACACAGAAATTCTTGGCACGTTCTTCTTGATGCTACAGGCTTGGTTTTTGGGGAGGATCGGCTGGCCCTTGCACTCCACAGGCCAGATTTTGTGCTGTGTACACTTGATAATACACATGGTCAGCCTTCAAAAATCACCTGCCTCTTGGTCAGGAAAATTTCATTTGATACCTCGGCTGCTTCTGCCTAG
- the LOC110628720 gene encoding uncharacterized protein LOC110628720 isoform X1: MLSNPEQIIINGESKDMAEVRLEEPQASISSNSPIQNSRPSSMVIKKAHRVIPAHLIAEAISTLRGLDLRWSGPITPSEMEYVRQYVFAKYPQYCNGIVEEGDKIDLTYLSINEESSESTRDEKRNNSPKSLASKESSSPSYTRSLSDLDKTQLEASRLVDILSKKTSFQGNFISIPEIQAQNRALKHTGLNEDDYLVIFMPSYREAMVMIGESYPFFKGNYYMTILGEEVDTIREFATHKESKVVPMPETWLDLRIKGSQLSQYFRRKCKYTPKGLFSYPVIVNETRYSMHWISEAHRNSWHVLLDATGLVFGEDRLALALHRPDFVLCTLDNTHGQPSKITCLLVRKISFDTSAASA, translated from the exons ATGCTGAGTAATCCGGAACAAATTATCATAAATGGGGAATCTAAA GATATGGCGGAAGTTAGACTGGAAGAACCCCAAGCTTCCATATCCAGTAATTCACCAATCCAGAATAGCAGGCCAAGCAGCATGGTCATCAAG AAAGCACACAGGGTAATTCCAGCTCACTTAATAGCTGAAGCCATATCAACACTCAGAGGCCTTGACCTGAGATGGTCAGGACCAATAACTCCTAGTGAAATGGAGTACGTTAGGCAGTATGTTTTCGCCAAGTATCCTCAATATTGCAATGGAATTGTGGAAGAGGGAGACAAAATTGATCTTACCTATCTTTCTATAAACGAAGAATCATCAGAATCTACTCGTGATGAAAAGCGAAACAATTCCCCCAAGAGTCTTGCCTCCAAAGAGTCGTCTTCTCCTTCATACACTCGTAGCCTATCTGATCTTGACAAAACTCAACTGGAAGCATCAAGACTTGTAGATATCCTTTCAAAGAAAACTTCATTTCAAGGGAATTTCATATCAATCCCAGAAATCCAAGCTCAGAATCGAGCACTGAAACACACTGGCCTCAATGAAGAtgactacttggttattttcaTGCCAAGTTATAGGGAAGCTATGGTGATGATTGGAGAGAGCTACCCTTTCTTTAAGGGAAACTACTACATGACCATTCTGGGTGAAGAAGTTGACACCATAAGGGAATTTGCAACTCATAAAGAATCAAAAGTGGTTCCAATGCCAGAAACTTGGTTGGACTTGAGGATCAAAGGGTCACAGCTTAGCCAATACTTTAGAAGGAAGTGTAAGTATACACCAAAGGGGCTTTTCTCATATCCAGTTATTGTGAATGAGACTAGATACTCTATGCATTGGATTTCAGAGGCACACAGAAATTCTTGGCACGTTCTTCTTGATGCTACAGGCTTGGTTTTTGGGGAGGATCGGCTGGCCCTTGCACTCCACAGGCCAGATTTTGTGCTGTGTACACTTGATAATACACATGGTCAGCCTTCAAAAATCACCTGCCTCTTGGTCAGGAAAATTTCATTTGATACCTCGGCTGCTTCTGCCTAG
- the LOC110628720 gene encoding uncharacterized protein LOC110628720 isoform X3: protein MAEVRLEEPQASISSNSPIQNSRPSSMVIKKAHRVIPAHLIAEAISTLRGLDLRWSGPITPSEMEYVRQYVFAKYPQYCNGIVEEGDKIDLTYLSINEESSESTRDEKRNNSPKSLASKESSSPSYTRSLSDLDKTQLEASRLVDILSKKTSFQGNFISIPEIQAQNRALKHTGLNEDDYLVIFMPSYREAMVMIGESYPFFKGNYYMTILGEEVDTIREFATHKESKVVPMPETWLDLRIKGSQLSQYFRRKCKYTPKGLFSYPVIVNETRYSMHWISEAHRNSWHVLLDATGLVFGEDRLALALHRPDFVLCTLDNTHGQPSKITCLLVRKISFDTSAASA from the exons ATGGCGGAAGTTAGACTGGAAGAACCCCAAGCTTCCATATCCAGTAATTCACCAATCCAGAATAGCAGGCCAAGCAGCATGGTCATCAAG AAAGCACACAGGGTAATTCCAGCTCACTTAATAGCTGAAGCCATATCAACACTCAGAGGCCTTGACCTGAGATGGTCAGGACCAATAACTCCTAGTGAAATGGAGTACGTTAGGCAGTATGTTTTCGCCAAGTATCCTCAATATTGCAATGGAATTGTGGAAGAGGGAGACAAAATTGATCTTACCTATCTTTCTATAAACGAAGAATCATCAGAATCTACTCGTGATGAAAAGCGAAACAATTCCCCCAAGAGTCTTGCCTCCAAAGAGTCGTCTTCTCCTTCATACACTCGTAGCCTATCTGATCTTGACAAAACTCAACTGGAAGCATCAAGACTTGTAGATATCCTTTCAAAGAAAACTTCATTTCAAGGGAATTTCATATCAATCCCAGAAATCCAAGCTCAGAATCGAGCACTGAAACACACTGGCCTCAATGAAGAtgactacttggttattttcaTGCCAAGTTATAGGGAAGCTATGGTGATGATTGGAGAGAGCTACCCTTTCTTTAAGGGAAACTACTACATGACCATTCTGGGTGAAGAAGTTGACACCATAAGGGAATTTGCAACTCATAAAGAATCAAAAGTGGTTCCAATGCCAGAAACTTGGTTGGACTTGAGGATCAAAGGGTCACAGCTTAGCCAATACTTTAGAAGGAAGTGTAAGTATACACCAAAGGGGCTTTTCTCATATCCAGTTATTGTGAATGAGACTAGATACTCTATGCATTGGATTTCAGAGGCACACAGAAATTCTTGGCACGTTCTTCTTGATGCTACAGGCTTGGTTTTTGGGGAGGATCGGCTGGCCCTTGCACTCCACAGGCCAGATTTTGTGCTGTGTACACTTGATAATACACATGGTCAGCCTTCAAAAATCACCTGCCTCTTGGTCAGGAAAATTTCATTTGATACCTCGGCTGCTTCTGCCTAG